A single window of Leptospira semungkisensis DNA harbors:
- a CDS encoding LIC_10091 family lipoprotein — MVALQKIRKERTISRIAVLLLGSVIYLQSCSSLPSADGSSRRRGSIDAEDLILKQTDAPPADRHLHAEHYPASNERRLDLFKSRVEGLGGGYVGVGTDQNLTLIAWAKSDYAYLSDFDPVTVSINRIHLYFLELAPNYAEFAKLWDPKNKKETLLVLEKKFSTDPEYQVILKSYEIALRKGGVAQRLGDLPKISKVYPAFTSFHNDTKDYEFLRNMVLEGRILAVDGNLLGDKTLHSVSEKAKELGIPVRILYTSNAEEYFRYPDGMKSNFLNLYGDSRSIVVRTLTKGAKIYGFPDGEMFPKEFPFHYNVQSLDNFKVWLTKLNPVYTTLILKARTPGVKGFSTIEALPTETSKPNEATAAANQKPANKQ, encoded by the coding sequence GTGGTCGCTTTACAAAAGATTCGAAAAGAAAGAACGATTTCAAGGATAGCTGTCTTATTATTAGGCTCCGTAATTTATCTACAATCCTGCTCTAGTTTGCCCAGCGCGGACGGTTCTTCTCGCAGAAGAGGGTCCATTGATGCCGAGGATCTGATATTAAAGCAAACGGATGCTCCTCCTGCAGACCGTCACCTTCATGCGGAACATTATCCTGCTTCTAATGAGAGAAGGCTAGATCTATTCAAATCCAGAGTAGAAGGCTTAGGCGGAGGCTATGTGGGAGTGGGTACGGATCAGAATCTTACCTTAATCGCATGGGCAAAAAGCGACTACGCCTATCTTTCCGATTTCGATCCAGTAACAGTCTCTATTAACCGAATCCATTTATACTTTTTAGAATTGGCTCCTAACTATGCTGAATTTGCAAAGCTCTGGGATCCTAAGAATAAAAAAGAAACTCTCTTGGTCTTGGAAAAGAAATTCTCCACCGATCCTGAATACCAAGTGATCTTGAAATCCTATGAAATCGCTCTTCGTAAGGGAGGAGTGGCTCAGAGATTGGGAGATTTGCCAAAGATTTCCAAGGTATATCCTGCCTTTACATCTTTCCACAATGATACTAAGGACTATGAATTCCTTAGAAACATGGTATTGGAAGGTAGGATCTTGGCCGTAGATGGAAATCTTTTAGGGGACAAAACCTTGCATTCCGTTTCCGAAAAAGCAAAGGAATTGGGGATCCCTGTCCGCATTCTATACACTTCCAATGCTGAGGAATACTTTAGATATCCGGATGGAATGAAGAGTAATTTTCTGAATTTATACGGTGATTCCAGGAGTATCGTAGTCAGGACTCTTACTAAGGGAGCAAAGATCTACGGATTTCCTGACGGAGAAATGTTCCCTAAAGAATTTCCTTTTCACTATAATGTGCAATCATTAGATAATTTTAAAGTATGGCTGACTAAGTTAAATCCTGTATATACTACTTTGATCCTGAAGGCTCGCACTCCAGGAGTAAAAGGATTTTCGACGATAGAGGCTCTACCAACCGAAACAAGCAAGCCGAATGAGGCTACTGCTGCGGCAAATCAAAAGCCCGCAAATAAACAGTAA
- a CDS encoding CapA family protein: MILCFGMLLLSVPCSPQNIRFSSPSEPVRIVAVGDIMSHQTQIDSAYSKDCDCWDFSGVFDEVASMISEADLAVGNLETTLPGDPKMYSGYPQFGAPDSLAKAIKDIGFDVLSTANNHSCDKGKIGVVRTLSVLDQLGLKHLGTYKDQDEYSKNRILKVSVGDLSLVFLDYTYGTNGLEIPAGTVINLIDKDLIASDIALAKKSKPDAIIVMYHYGTEYLHEPDPFQVEMVDFAFQSGADIVLGGHPHTLQRFGKKTLKDKFGIEKERFFIYSLGNFISGQDRRHVDGGIILKFSLSKDGDRLNISDIGYEPLWVYIDRSGSKSKFRLLPVKKYLNNDQERKLPEASFQRMKQFYKDTVEVLGPIK; this comes from the coding sequence ATGATCCTTTGTTTCGGAATGCTTCTTCTTTCCGTTCCTTGTTCTCCTCAGAATATCCGATTTAGTTCTCCGAGCGAACCGGTGCGAATCGTGGCGGTGGGGGACATCATGTCCCACCAGACCCAGATTGATTCTGCTTATAGTAAAGACTGTGATTGCTGGGACTTTTCCGGAGTATTTGATGAAGTTGCTTCTATGATCTCTGAGGCGGATCTTGCCGTTGGAAATTTGGAAACCACTTTGCCTGGAGACCCGAAGATGTATTCAGGTTATCCTCAGTTTGGAGCGCCGGATTCCTTAGCAAAAGCGATAAAAGATATAGGCTTCGATGTTCTTTCGACCGCAAACAATCATTCTTGCGATAAAGGAAAGATCGGAGTAGTTCGCACTCTTTCCGTTCTGGACCAGCTCGGCCTAAAACATTTGGGCACCTACAAGGACCAGGACGAATATTCAAAAAATAGAATATTAAAGGTTTCGGTCGGAGATCTTTCCTTGGTTTTCTTGGATTATACGTACGGAACCAACGGTCTGGAAATTCCTGCGGGAACTGTGATCAATTTGATCGATAAGGATTTGATTGCCTCGGACATAGCACTTGCTAAGAAATCCAAGCCCGATGCAATCATTGTGATGTATCACTATGGTACGGAATATCTGCATGAGCCCGATCCGTTCCAAGTGGAGATGGTCGACTTTGCATTTCAGTCCGGAGCGGATATAGTTCTCGGAGGACATCCTCATACTCTGCAAAGATTCGGAAAGAAGACTTTAAAAGATAAATTCGGAATAGAGAAGGAGAGATTCTTCATTTATTCCTTGGGAAATTTCATCTCGGGCCAGGATAGAAGACACGTGGATGGAGGGATTATTCTCAAGTTCTCTCTTTCTAAAGATGGAGATAGATTAAATATCTCTGATATAGGTTACGAACCTCTTTGGGTTTATATTGACCGAAGCGGATCTAAATCCAAGTTTCGACTTCTTCCTGTGAAAAAGTATCTGAACAACGACCAGGAAAGAAAGCTTCCTGAGGCATCCTTCCAAAGAATGAAACAGTTCTATAAAGATACTGTAGAAGTTTTAGGTCCAATTAAATAG
- a CDS encoding alkene reductase: MNQLYTKHLLGKNWLKNRVVMSPMTRSRAIGNIPNDLMAEYYAQRAGAGLIVTEGTSPSPNGLGYARIPGVFSQEQVQGWKKVTDAVHKNDGRIFVQIMHTGRVGTTINLPKGAEVLAPSAIEMKGTIWTDAEGSQPHTTPKEMSKEDIKKTVQEYANAAKLATEAGFDGVELHGANGYLIDQFINPTSNQRTDEYGGSPSNRNRFALEVAKAVVEAIGPDKVAIRISPYGVFNDLGIFDEIKEQYTELASSLGKLGLVYIHIVDHSSMGAPKPEASTIESIRKAYKAGNANGTFILSGGYDPERAHKDLSSGDADLIAFGKSFISNPDLVTRLEKGLALAEPDASTFYTPGEKGYTDYPVASLSGV; this comes from the coding sequence ATGAATCAGTTATATACGAAACATTTACTTGGAAAGAATTGGCTAAAAAATCGAGTCGTGATGAGTCCGATGACCAGATCGAGAGCCATCGGAAATATTCCGAATGATCTTATGGCGGAATATTATGCGCAGAGGGCAGGTGCCGGTCTGATCGTTACGGAAGGAACTTCTCCTTCGCCTAACGGATTGGGTTATGCGCGCATTCCAGGAGTTTTTTCTCAAGAACAAGTCCAAGGTTGGAAGAAGGTGACTGACGCAGTTCACAAGAACGATGGACGTATCTTTGTGCAGATCATGCATACCGGACGTGTGGGAACTACTATCAATCTTCCCAAAGGAGCTGAAGTGCTGGCTCCTTCTGCAATCGAGATGAAAGGAACGATTTGGACGGATGCAGAAGGCAGTCAACCTCATACCACTCCTAAGGAAATGTCTAAGGAAGATATCAAGAAGACTGTTCAAGAGTATGCGAACGCTGCTAAGCTTGCGACCGAAGCAGGTTTTGACGGTGTGGAATTACACGGAGCGAACGGTTATCTGATCGATCAGTTTATCAATCCTACTTCTAATCAAAGAACAGACGAATACGGCGGAAGTCCAAGCAATCGAAATCGATTCGCTTTGGAAGTTGCAAAAGCTGTAGTAGAAGCGATCGGGCCGGACAAGGTGGCGATCCGAATTTCTCCTTATGGCGTGTTCAATGATTTAGGGATTTTTGATGAGATCAAAGAACAATACACCGAACTTGCTTCTTCTTTAGGTAAGCTTGGTTTGGTTTATATTCATATTGTGGATCATTCTTCGATGGGAGCTCCGAAACCGGAAGCTTCGACTATCGAATCCATCCGTAAAGCGTACAAGGCTGGCAACGCGAATGGTACCTTTATTCTCTCAGGTGGTTATGATCCGGAGAGAGCTCATAAGGACCTGAGTTCAGGTGACGCAGATCTGATCGCTTTCGGCAAAAGTTTTATTTCTAATCCGGATCTAGTGACAAGATTAGAGAAGGGACTTGCTCTTGCGGAACCGGATGCTTCTACCTTTTATACTCCTGGAGAAAAGGGATATACCGACTATCCGGTAGCTTCGCTTTCTGGAGTTTAA